The Stackebrandtia nassauensis DSM 44728 genome includes the window TCGCCGACGGCGTGCGCGTCGAACCGTCCGATTTGACCTTCGCGCACCTCAAGGCGTTCGTGGACGACATCGTCACCGTCTCCGAGGACGAGATCGGTGCCGCCGTGGGCATCGTGGCCCGCGAGGCGCGCCTGGTGGCCGAGCCGTCCGGAGCCCTGACCGTGGCGGCGTTCCGGCGCCACGGCGTCGACTTCGGACGGACGGTCGCGGTGATCAGCGGCGGCAACCTGGAGCCGTCGCTGCTGGCCCGGCTGGTCGCCGACGGCGAGTTATCAGTACTCGGCCTTACCGCGCCGCCAGTAACCCATGAAGGCCACCGACTTGCGGTCGACGCCGCGTTCCGACACCAGGTGGCGGCGCAGCGTCTTGATGACGGCGGCCTCACCGGCGAGCCACGCGTACAGGCCGTGGGAGGTCCGGGCCTCGGCGCCGGGCGATTCCCACAGCAGCGTGGTGTCCACGTCGACGTCCTCGACCTCGGTACCACTCGCGGTGTGCGGCAACAACCGCGTCATCACCTCGCGCACCGCCGGGATCAGCTTCGCGCCGTGCTCGGCGCCGTCGCGCGGCAGCACCGCCACCCGCACGCACGCGGGGGTTTCGGGCAGGTCGGCCTCGATCGCGCGGGCGTCGGCGGTCTCGGGGACCTCCAGCAGCACCTGGGTCTCGATGTGACCCGGCAGCCGTTCCACAATGGCGCAGGCGGCGGGCACGGCGGTCTCGTCGCCGACGATCAGCACCCGGTGGGTGGAGTCGGGCGGCTGGAAGTCCATGCCGCCGTGGAAACCGTCGAACTCGCCGTTCGGTCCCAACAGGACGATCTCGTCGCCGGTCTGGATGCGGCGGGCCCACGTCGCCACCGGTCCGTCGCCGCCGGGGGCCTCGGGGTGGATGACGATGTCGACGTCCACTTCGCGCCGCGTCTGCCGCACCGCGCGAACGGTGTAGGTGCGCAGTGGACACTGCTCCTCGACCGGGAGCGCGCGCAGTTTGGTGAACCAGTCGGCTCCGTCGGGAAGCTTCGACAGCCCGCACGCGGGCGCCGGGAGCAGCAGTTTGACGCGGACGTCGAAACCGTTGTCGGCGAAGCGGTCCAGGTCGTCACCGGTGAAGGTGACCCGCAGGAACGACGGGCTGAGCCTTCGCAGCCGCCGCACCGTGACGGGGAAGGTCCGCCAGGAGGGGATCTCGGTTGTCACCGTACTCATACGATTGTCCCTTTCGTACGTGAGCGCCACAGGAGCCAGAGGAAATAGGGGGTGCCGATGATCGCGGTGACCAGTCCGGCGGGTATCTGGGCCGGGGCGATCACGGTGCGGCCGAGGCTGTCGGACAGGCTCACCAACAGCGCGCCCAAGAGGGCCGCGACCGGCAGAACCCGGACGTGTCGGCTGCCGACCAGTGCCCGGGCGGCGTGCGGTGCCACCAGTCCGACGAATCCGATGACGCCGACGGCGGCCACGGCGGTGGCGGCCAGCAGTGCCGCGGCCACCAGCAGCCCCAGCCGGGTGCGTTCCAGCCGGACGCCCAGCACCCGGGGGGTGTCCTCGTCGAGCGCCAGCAGGTCCATCTCGCGGCGGGCGGTGAAGACCAGCGGCGCGATGACGGCCAGCGCCAGGCCGACCGGGACCAGCTGGTCGAGGGTGCGGCCGTAGGTGGTGCCCGACAGCCAGGTCAGCGCCTTGCCGGAGTTCCACGGGTCGGTGTAGACGATGATGAAGGTGACCAGGGCCATCACCCCGGTCGAGACCCCGACGCCGATGAGGATCAGCCGGTCGGAGTTGAGGCCGCCGCGCCAGGCCAGTCCGTACACGAGCGCGAAGGCCAGCAGGGCGCCCAGGATGATGGCGACGGTCATGACGCCGATTCCGGCCGCCGGGTACAGCGAGATCACGATGACGGCGGCCAGTCCGGCGCCGCCGGTGATGCCGAGGATCCCGGGGTCGGCCAGCGGGTTGCGGCCCACCGACTGCACCACGGTTCCCGAGATCGCCAGTGCGGCTCCGCCCAGCAGGGCGGCCAGTACCCGGGGGAACCGCTGGTCGAGCATGTGGGTGAAGCCGGGGCCGGTGTTACCGGTCAGCCAGTTGAGCACGTCGCCGGTGAGGACCCAGGTGTCGCCGCCGAGCATTCCCAGCGTGAATCCGGCGACCACCGCCACCAGCAGTCCGGTGACCAGGACGGTCACGAACACCCGTGAGCGCAGCATCGCGATGCGGGCGGTGGCGGGTTGCCGGGCGCCACCGGCGTCGCGGTGCCGACGTGCCAGCCACACCAGCACGACGGCGCCCAGCACGGAGGTGGCCACGCCGACGGGGATGACGATTCCGGCGGCGGCGCCGAAGATCGCCCGCACCACCACGTCGGCGCCGATCACGATCACGACCCCGGCCAGTCCGGCCATCGGGATCAGCACCCGGTGCCGGGCCAGTCCCGGGGCCAGCCGCGACAGCAGCCGCACCACGACCGGCGCGCACAGGCCCACGAAGCCGACCGGCCCGGCCACGGCGACGGCCGTGGCCGCCAGCAGCACCGCGAGCACGGTGGCGATGACGCGAGTGCGGGTCACCTTGACGCCCAGGACGGTCGCGGTGTCGTCGCCGAGGGTCAGGATGTCGAGCTTGGGCGCGAGGAACAGGCAGGCCAGCACCGCCACGCCGATGACGGGGACCGCCTGCCAGAACCCGGCCATGTTGGTCTGCAACAGCGATCCGCTGCCCCACGCGAACAGCCCCACGGTGGTCTGGTCGTTGAGGATGATGAGCAGCATCGTCAGCGAGTGGAACGCCAACGCGGTCGCGGTTCCGGCGAGGATGAGCCGGGTGGTGCCCGACCCGCCTCCGGCCATCGCCATCACCAGCCCCGCCGCGGCCAGCCCACCCGCGAAGGTCAGCATCCCGGCGGGCAGCATCGGCAGGCTCAGCCCCACCACGGCCGCGAACGTCACCGTCAGGTGCGCACCGGCGTTGACGGCCAGCGTGTCCGGCGAGGCCAAGTGGTTGCGCGCCACCGATTGCAGCACCGCGCCCGAGACCCCCAGGGCGATGCCGACCGCGAGTGCTGCGGCCAGTCGCGGCATCCGGGACGCCACCAGCACCCGCAGCGCCTGCTGGTCCTCGCCGCCGAAGACCAGTCCCAGCAGGTCGGTCGCGTTGACACCCGAGGTGCCCTGGGTGATGTGAACCGCCGCGAGCACCACGATCGCGGCGAGGACGGCGAGAAACAGCGTCGCCACCAGCAGGCGGCGCGGTGGTCTGCCGGAAAGGGTCGCGGCGACCCCGTCTGGGGCCGCCGCGGGGGTCCTCATCGAACTCAAGAGGTGTAGACCTCGACGATCGCGTCGATCATCTGCTCACCGGACTTGGGGCCGCCGAACATCCAGATGCCGTCGGGCAGTTTGTGGGTCTCGCCGTCCTTGACGAACGTCAGTGAGTCCCAGATCTTGTTGCCCTTGAGCTTCTTGGTGAACACGCCGAACTTGCCGGAGTCGTCGTACATGAACTTGAGCTTCTTGTCCTCCAGGTAGGACAGTGCCTCCACGTCGACGGTGTCGAGTCCCCACACCTTGTCGTAGGCGACCTTCTTGGTCCAGGCGTTCTTCAGGCCGAGTCCGGTGGCCACCTCGTCGTACATGGATCCGGTGGAGTGGACCCGGATCGAGATCTTGCCGTCGGCGTCCCAGCCGTCGGCCATCAGGAACGGGGTGTCGGCGGCGTCGCCGAGGGCCTTCTTGCCTTCGGCCAGTTTGGACTCGAAGTCCTCCATGAGCGTGTCGGCCTCGTCGGTCCTGCCGACGGCCTCGGCGATCATGTCCAGGTCGGATTCCATGCGCTTCAGGTTGCCGCTCTTGGCATCGCTGCCCTTGACGACCAGCACCGGCACCGACTTCTCCAGCTGCTTGAGTGTCGAGTCGGGACGGTCGGAGGTGGTGATGACGAGGTCGGGGTTGAGGCCCGAGATCGCGTCCTCGCTGGGCTCGTTGCGGTCGCCGACGTCCTTGACCTTCTTGTCGAGCTTGACGGCGGTGTTCCAGGTGCCGAACTCCTTGGACTGCGCGACACCCACGGGCATGACGCCGAGGCTGACCAGCATCTCGGTCTCGGCCCACTCCAGCGAGACCACCCGGTCGGCGGGAGACTTGAGCTTGACCTCCTTGCCGCGCGCGTCGGTGACGGTGACCGGACCACCCTTGTCGTCCTTTTCGGAGTCGGCACCGGGTTCGGAGGTGCCGCAGGCGGTCAGCAACACGGCGGCGGCCACCATTCCGGCGGCACAGCGAAGCAATCTCATCTCTCTTCTTTCAGGTTGGGGGATCTAACGGGCGGTTGTCTCAGGCCGGGACGCGGCGTCGAGAACTGTGTTTGCCCACCGGGCAGGTGGTCAACTGGCCGGTGTTGGCATCGGTGCCGACCAGCACCTCGATGCCATAGGCGGCGCTGAGGTGCTCCGACGTCAGGACCTCGCGCGGTTCGCCGTCGGCCATGACCCGGCCGTCGCGCAACAGCACCACCCGGTCGGCGATCGCGGCGGCCTGGTTCAGGTCGTGCAGCACCACACCGACGGCGACGTCGTGGTCGTCCGCCAGGTCACGCGCCAAGTCCAGGATCTCGACCTGATACCGCAGGTCCAGATGGTTCGTCGGCTCGTCCAGCAACAGGATCCCGGTCTCCTGGGCCAGGCACGTCGCCAGCCACACCCGCTGCCGCTCCCCGCCCGACAACTCGTCCACGGGCCGCTCGGCCATCGCCGCCACCCCGCAGACCTCCATGGCCCACTCCACCTTCGCCGGCCCGTTGACGTCGCCATCCCGCCACCGCCCCCGATACGGATGCCGCCCGTACCCCACGACATCCCGCACCCGCACCCCACTGGGCGTCGGACGGCTCTGGGCGAGCAGCGTCACACGCTTGGCGAACTCCTTCGCGGACAACGCCAACGCCCCGGTACCGTCGGTGAAGTCCACCGAACCGGCATCGGGGCGGTGCAGCCGGGCCAGGCAACGCAACAGCGTCGACTTCCCACTACCGTTGGGGCCGACCAACGCGGTGACCTCACCCGCGGCCAACGCGATCGCGGCACCCTCCACCACGGTCACCCCGTGATAACTGAGCCGCAAACCGTCACCGCGCATGCCCTCGGGCACGGTCACCTCATCACTCAACCCACTCACAAAGGTTAGGCTAACCTACCTTCCCCGCATGTCAAGTCGGGGTGGGTTGATCTCGACGAGAGTCTCCCCACCCACCCCGGCCACACGAAAGGGCCCCGGCGACGCGTTCGTGGCGGGAACGTCACCGGGGCCGGTTCTGACCTATTTGTTTGACAGGTAGGTCAAGTCGATGGTCTGCGCGTTCTTGGTGTCGACCGCCCCATAGGACTGAGCGACCTTCTCCAGCAGGTTGCCCAGTTGCTGCAACCGCGGTTCGCTGTACATGTACGTCGAGTGGCGCCGGGCCAGCACCGTGTTCAGGTTCGCGTAGAACTCCCCCGAGTCGGCCAGCAACGTCGAGAACGCCGATTTCGGCAGGTGATTCAGCCACGCTGTGATCAGGAACTGGTCGGCGAGCTTCCAGTACTTGCCGTTGTCGCGTACGGCTTTGACCATTCCCAGGAACGGACCGTGATCGATCTTGAACTCCGAACCCGAGTATTGCCAGTACTTCTTGGTCTGGTTCTTCGACCAGTCCGGGTTCACCGCCGTCTTCAGATTGGGCATCGGAACCTGCTGACCGTCGGGCCCCACGGAGTGTCGCGGGTCGTCGTTCGTGACGGTCGGAAGGCCGTCGATGTGCTGAAGGTCAACGGCCTTGTCGATGAGGTCCTTGACCTTGACATTCGCTGCCTCCTTCGCCCCCCAACCCGCGATGAGCCCCGAGATGACCGAGGAGAGACCACCGACCTTGGCTTTGACCTTGGCCTTGGCCGCCTCCTTGGTCCCGGATTCCTCCGACGAGAGATTTCCCATCTCGGCGGAGACCGAGGTGGCCGTTTCCGCCGCGATCTTGATCAGCTCGATTCTCAGGTTGTCGAGCGCCGACGCGTAGTCCGAAATGGAATCAGCGATAGTGGCGGCGTCCTCTTTCAAGGTCTGCACCGCGGGCATCAGCTGCTGGTCCTTGTAGTCGAAGAACGACTGCGCACCGCTGCCCTTCCATTCGCTGCGGAAGTTGACTCCGGCGATTCCCTCCTTGAGCCGCGTCTCGGACTCCTCGATGTTTCCTTTCACGTTCGCCAGGATCATCCGGGCTCCGGCACGCAGCGAGGTCGGATCCCCGAACATGTTCGTCATCTTCTTGAAGGACTTGTTCGCCGAACCACTGATGGTGCCCAGCAACATCGCTCCAATACCACCGCCATCGGCCTTTCGAGCGGCGTCCATTGTCGTGGAATACGAGTCGGAGAGTTGCGGGTGAATGTCGTTCATGTCATCTGTCCTGAATTCTGAGAAGACTGTTTCTGGGATGGGATCAAGGTTCAGTCGCCGAACACTCGACGCAATATCTCGTCGGCTGTCACGGAATGCCGCAACCGGTCACCGACCTTGTCGCCGTCCATTTCCAACCCGTTGAGGAATTTCTCTCTGGCCACGTTCCCGGCGTTTCGGGCCGAGTTCAAGGTCTGGACCAGTTCTCGACTCAACTGTCGGTGGTCGACATCGTGCGGCACCGCGCGATTGAACTGGATACTGTGGATGTTTCCCACTGAATCACAGGTCATGCGGACGTGATTTCCCGGCGACGTGACCGTGATCTCGGCGGCGGCGAGTTTCTCCTCGAACTCTCGGATCTTCCGGGAGTTCTCCGCGATCTCGGCCACTACCGCTTCCTCGGCGCTGGTCATGTCTCGCCTCCTTGCTTGAGCACGAAACTCTCGTGGAGCCGCTTCGCCGCCGCGTTGGCCTCGGTTCTCGCGTTCCGCCAGGCCTCCAGCACCGCGTCCGCCAGATCCTCCCGGCTCAGAGCCGCGTACCGACGTGCGGAGATCTCAACGTCCTTGACCTCGCCGGTGGCGAAGCTGGTCACCGTCACAAGCCCGTTGGCGTCACGAGCGGTGACGACGTGCTCGTCGAGCTTCCTCAGATAGGCCCTGTCGGCGGCCTCGCTTTCCGCGAGTGCCTGATGTGGATCGACTTCCGCCATGGCGTCGTCTTCGATGTTGACCGTCATTGATCGTTCTCTTTCGTCGCCCTCGAGATGACGCCGCGTCCCGCGTTCGTTCGCGGTGTCCAGTAACCGTTCAAACGCTCGTCATCGCTTCCCGAATCGTCTCGCGGCATGGAAAGCCGGTCGATCGTCGACCGCTCGTCGACCTGAGCGATCTGTGGCGCTTCCATTCCAGCGACGAATCCCGGGTTGTGTTCGACGCCTTTCCAGCTGCCGCCGGTGATCACCGAGGGCACGGTGCGCTGTTCGATTCGCCAGTCATAGTCGCCGCCGGTCGGTACGGTCTCCGTTTCGGATTGTTCCTGCCGTTTCCCGGCCTTGGAGCTGTTCGTGCCAGCCCAGGTCGCCTTCGGTGCCTTGTTGTTGGAGATCACGGATCGGTTCGTCGTACTACCGCCGAAACGCGCTTTGGGAGTCCGCACCGCGCGAACTGTCCGTTGCGGATTCGCGACGACGCCGTTGTTGCCGATCAGAGATCTTCCCGGCATGGGTCGTGGGACGGGGCTTCCCGAGTTCGTCGGTGACACGTTGGATGTGCCCGGCACTCCCATGGGACCGGGACGACCGCCGATGACCGGACGGTTTATGCCGTTGCCACCGGAACGAGGTCCAGCGCCGGTGGGCGCCATTCCGGTCGAGCCCGGACGTGAACCGATCACGGGCTTCACCGTCGACTGTGGCGGTCGGGGACCGCTGGCGGGAGGCTTGCCACCCGGCGTGGTACCGAGTGGGGGTTTGGTGCCGGGCAGGCCGGTGTTGGGGGGTTTGAGGCCGGGGGTGCCGGTCGGGGGTTTGGCTCCCGGGGGCAGGGGGCCCGGTTTGGGTGGGAGCGGGGGTTTGGCGCCCGGCGGGAGGGGTGGTTTGGTGCCGCCCGGGGGAAGCGGGGGTTTGGTGCCGGGGGGTGGCAGCGGTCCGGGTGGGAGGACGGGCGGGGGCGGCGGGGTGCCGGGGGGCGGTGCCGGAACGCCCGGGGGTGGCCCGGCGGGGCCGGGCAGGTGTGGGGACGGGGGCGGGTTCTGAAGTTCGGGGCTGGTGCCGCCGCCGTTGAAGTGGCCGCCGTTGTCGGGGCGGGGGGACGGGCGGCCGTCGGGTGTGGAGCCGCCGGGGCCGGAACCGCCCGGGGAGGTGCCGTTCGGGGAGGTGGTGCCGGGGGCGCTGTCGACGGTGGAGGACGCGCCGCTGATGTCGGGCATCGGCTGGTACTCGTCCGGGGGTTTCATCGTTTCGGCCTTGACCGCGACGCCCGTGACCGCCGTGTCCATCGCCGCGGTCGCGACCACGTCGTACGGCCACCGGATCGACTCCAGTTCCGCTTCGGTCTTGCCCTTGTTCTCCGGTTTGTTCTTCTCGGTCTCCCAGTCCTGGTGGGACTTGACGATCGCGTTCTTGTTGTCCTGCACCAGTTGCGCGACGCCCCGCCAGGCGGTGGAGTTCGTCGCCGCGACGGTGGCGGCCTCGTCGAGTCGCTTGTGGCGCTCCTTCAGCGCCTCCACGTAGGCCCGGCCCGAGTCACTGTCCAGTCCCGACTCGTAGGAGTCGATCTGGTGCTTGAGGCTCATCGCCTGCAGTTTCAGCGCCCCGGCCATCGAGTTCCACTGGTCGGCCTCGGTGAACAGCGGCTGCGCGTCGTCGTTCTTGACCATCTCGTAGGCGGTCTTGATGTCCATGGCTCGTCACTCCGCTCCGGGTCGGGGAGTGGAGTCCTCGGACCGGTTCGGGAGTTTGCCGACCATCTGGTTCAGCAGGTCGCCGTTGCCGTGGTCCTGGCCCAGCAGGGTGTGTTTGAGGAAGGACGTGTTGCGGCTCATGATCGCCAGGTCGTCGGTGACGGCGGCCATGAACTTCTCGGCGTCGCGCATCTTCGTGCGGTGCTTCTCGATGGCGGTCTGCAGCGCCGGGAAGTTCGAGGCGGAGTTCCAGCCGGTGGTGCCGTTGCTCATCGCCTGCCGGATCGGCCCGACCTGGCCGTCGAAGTCGTCGGCGTCCTGGAGGAACCGTCGCGCCAGGTCGTCCATGTTGTCGGGGTCGAGTTGGATCCGTTTGCCGGGTCCGGTACTGCTCGCGGAATGGTCGTTCATGTCCGCTTCTCCAATGTCTGTCCACCGCGTCCGCCCGCCGCGGACGCGTTTGAGCCAAGTGTCGCCAGCCCCACCTAGGCGGCGTCTAGGTTTCGTCTAGGTCTAGGCCCGGGTGGACGGACGGTGGAGTCCGATCTCGTCGTTCGAGCCTAGGATTGCTTGCGGCACAACGGAAAGTGAATGGGAGTTCTCATGCGCTTCGTGGTACTTGGCAACGTCGAGGTCCACGGTGACGACGGGCCGGTGGCCATCGACGCCCACAAACAGCGGCTGCTGTTGGCCGTGCTCCTCAGCCGCGCCGGTCGCCCGATCCCCTCCGACGCGCTGGTCGAGACGCTGTGGCACGGCAACCCGCCCTCGGCGGTGCGCAAGGCGCTGAGCTGGCATGTGCTGAAGTTGCGCGAGGCACTGGGTGACCGGGAGCGGGTACGGTTCCGGTCCGGCGGGTATGTGCTGGCCGCCGAGCCGGACGAGGTGGACGCGCGACGATTCGAGCGGCTGTACCGGGAGGCGCTGGCCGGTGCCGGTTCCGATCCGCGCGCCGCCGCCCGGACGCTGGCGCGGGCGTCGGAGCTGTGGCGCGGGAACAACGCCTACGGCGATCTGGCCGACGTCGGGGAGCTGCGGGACGAGTCGAACCGGCTCAACGAACTGCGGCTGGCCATGCTGGACAAACGGTACGAACTGGAACTGGCGCTGGGGCGGCACGACGAGAGCGTCCCGGCGCTGCGGGCGCTGGTGGCCGAGTACCCGTACACCGAGGTCTTCCGGGCGCACCTGATGCTCGCGCTGTACCGCGGCGGGCGCCGGGCCGAGGCGCTGCGGGTGTACCGCGAGGCGCGTGAGCTGCTGGTCGGTGACCTGGGCTTGGAGCCGGGTGAGCGGTTGCGGCGGCTGCACGAGGACATCCGGGCCTCGGCGGCCTCGCTGGATCTGGGCGCCGACGCGACGGCCGTGGCGGCGGCTCCGATCGCCGAGCTGCCCGCCAACATCTCCACTTTCACCGGACGCGACGGGGAGGTCACCGAGCTGCTGGAGTGGTTGCGGCCCGGCGATCGCGACTCCCCCGTCACCGCGGTGGTGTCGGGCGGCGGCGGGGTCGGCAAGTCGGCGCTCGCGGTGCGGGTGGCGCACCGGCTGGCCGCGCGGTACCCGGACGGGCAGCTGTACCTGAACCTGCACGGCAACACCCCGGACGTGAAGCCGCTGGCGCACGCCGAGGCGCTGTCGCGGGTGCTGCGCTCGCTGTCGGTGGCGCCGCCGCCGGGTGGGCATGACGTGGACGAGTTGGCCGGGCTGTTCCGCACCGCGACGGCGGGGCAGCGGATGCTGTTCCTGTTCGACGACGCCCGCGACGCCGCGCAGCTGCGGCCGCTGTTGCCGTCGGGCAAACACTGTGGCGTCATCGTCACCAGTCGCGATCCACTGTACTCACTGGACGATGTCCGGCACCTGGAGCTGGAACCGTTGGGCCCGGCGGATTCGGCCGCGCTGTTCCGGCGGCTGCTGCCGGGCCGCCGCCTCGCCGACGAACCGGTGGCGGCCGACCGGATCGTGGAGCTGTGCGCGAGTCTGCCGCTGGCGCTGTGCATCGCGGCGGCCCGGATCAACTCGCGACCCCGCTGGCCGCTGGCGGACTTCGCCGAGCGGCTGGCCGACAGCGACCGGCGACTGTCCGAACTGGCCATCGACGACCGGGCGGTACGGGCCAGTTTCGCCACCAGCTACGAGGACCTGGACGCGATGCAGTCACGGCTGTTCCGGCTGTCGAGCCTGCTGGAGTCGCCGGACTTCACCGTCGAGCTGGCCGCCGCCGCGCTGGACTGGCGCGCCGAGGCGACCGAGGAACTGCTGGACGACCTGGTGACCTTCCACCTCGTCGACTCCCCCACCCCGGGCCGCTACCGGATGCACGACCTGATCCGGCTGTACGCGCGCGAACGCGCCGAGACCGACGAACCGGCCGCCGACCGCGACGCCGCGCTGCGCCGGGTGTTCCTCCGGCTCGCCGCGGCCACCCGCTCGGCGCTGCTGGCGGTGCAGCCGCTGGCCGAATGGCGCCTGGCCATCGGCCTGGACGAGGACGCGACCGGACCGTCGTTCGCCGATGCCGCCGAGGCCGAGACGTGGATCGACGCCGAGGCCCAGAACCTCATCGCACTGTCCAAACAGGCTTCCCGGGCACCCGACACCGGCGCGGCGGCGGTCGCGATCGCGGTGCGCACCTTCACCGCCCTCATGCCCCGGGGACACTGGCGCGAGTCGGTGGCGATCGCCGAGGTGGCCGTCGCGGCGGCCCGCACGGCGGGTGACCCCTATGGACTCGCGGTCGCACTGCGCGACCTGGGCCAGGCCCAGCGCGCCATGAAGCTGCGGCCCGAGGCGACCACGACCCTCACCGAGGCGCTCAAAGTGTGTCGCGACAACGGCTTCCACGAACGCGTGCCCGGCATCCTGAACTTCCTGGCCGACGTGCACCGGCAGGAGGGCGAGTACGACACCGCGATCGGCCTGCTCCGCGAAGGACTGGCCGCGTGCGACGAGCATGTCGCCGACGAACGCATCGCCATCGAGATCAAGAACGGCCTGCTCACTTCCCTGGGCTTCAACTACGAGCAGACCGGCCAGTTCGACCACGCCGCCGAAGCCCATCGGGAGGCGATCGCCATCAGCCACGGCGACCCGCCCGCCCACGCCATCGCCCTGGGCAACCTCGCCCACGTGCTGCGCCGCCAAGGCGAAGCCACCCAGGCGATCCCGCTGCTGGAGGAAGCCCTGCAACTGCTGAACGACAGCGGCAACTCCCGCACCTTCGCCGCCGCCCACAAGCACTGGGTACTGGCGGACGCCAGCGACGATCTCGCCGACCCCGCGCGGGCTCGCGAGCACTGGAACCTGGCCGCCGAGATCCTCGGCGAACTGAAGCTGATAACCCTGGAGGAGGAAGCCGGAATCCGCTCCGCACCCCGTCCGGAAATGCCGCAGCCCCTACGGTTCTGACCGGCGGACACCATCTGCCCGGTTCGCGGTTCGCGGTTCGCGGGTCGCGGGTCGCGGGTCGCGGGTCGCGGGTCGCGGGTCGCGGGTCGCGGGTCGCGGGTCGCGGGTCGCGGGTCACGGGTCACGGGTCACGGGTCACGGGTCACGGGTCACGGGTCACGGGTCACGGCTCACGGCTCACGGCTCACGGCTCACGGCTCACGGCTCACGGCTCACGGCTCACGGCTCACGGCTCACGGCTCACGGCTCACGGCTAGTCTGGCGCAAGTTCTTCGCCGTCCCGGCCCCGGGCCACCGACCTCCTCCCCACTTTTGACGGTAGTCAGGTTTGGCTTAAGCCAGGCTTGGCCCGGCTGAGCGAGGCTTAAGAAATTCCAGCGGCGGACAAGTCCGCTGTGGTCGGCGGATAAGTCCGCTGTGGTCGGCGGCAGCGCGGCGCGCATCGCTTCGACCGGAGCATCGACGCCGGTGAACAGCCGGAACTGAACCACCGCCTGCCACAGCAGCAGCGACAGTCCACTCACGATCCGGCAACCAGCGGCCTGGGCCAAGCGCGCGAACTCGGTGGGCCACGGGTCGTAGACGACGTCGAACGCCACCGTGTCCGGCTTCCAGTCGATGGCCAGCGCGTCACTCACGCCTTTGGGCATGGTTGACACCACGAGATCGGCGTCCCCGCAACCCTCCGCCGACTCCCACGGGGCGGCCGTCAGTGGCAGGCCGAGCCGCTGGGCCACCGGTTCCAGTTCCGCGACGGCTTCGGGGCGACGGGCGTAGACGGTGACCGACGTGGCCGACAAGCTCGCGGCCGCCCCCAGCGCGGCGCGGGCCGTGCCGCCCGCGCCCAGGATCGCCACCCGGGAGGCGTGTCGCATCCCGACCTCGGCCAGCGCGTCGACCATGCCGGGGGCGTCGGTGTTGTAAGCGACCCGGCCGCCCTCGCCAAACACCAGCGTGTTGGCCGCGCCCAGCGCGGTAGCGGTGTCGTCGGCGGAGTCGGCAAGCGCGAGCGCGCGTTCCTTCAGCGGCATCGTCACCGACAGTCCGGCCCACTCGGGCCCCAGCGAGTCCAGGAACGACGCCAGCGTGTCCTTGCCGCACTCGTGCGCGGTGTACGTCCAGTCGCTCAGCCCCGCCGCCGCGTAACCAGCATTGTGGATCGCCGGTGACAGCGAGTGCGCGATGGGTGAGCCCACCACGGCCGCGCGTCTGGTCACAGGACGCCGTTCTTCCTGGCCTCTTCCACGTTCGCGTCGTGTTCCTCTTTGGTCTCGGC containing:
- a CDS encoding ABC transporter ATP-binding protein, whose translation is MRGDGLRLSYHGVTVVEGAAIALAAGEVTALVGPNGSGKSTLLRCLARLHRPDAGSVDFTDGTGALALSAKEFAKRVTLLAQSRPTPSGVRVRDVVGYGRHPYRGRWRDGDVNGPAKVEWAMEVCGVAAMAERPVDELSGGERQRVWLATCLAQETGILLLDEPTNHLDLRYQVEILDLARDLADDHDVAVGVVLHDLNQAAAIADRVVLLRDGRVMADGEPREVLTSEHLSAAYGIEVLVGTDANTGQLTTCPVGKHSSRRRVPA
- a CDS encoding iron ABC transporter permease; its protein translation is MRTPAAAPDGVAATLSGRPPRRLLVATLFLAVLAAIVVLAAVHITQGTSGVNATDLLGLVFGGEDQQALRVLVASRMPRLAAALAVGIALGVSGAVLQSVARNHLASPDTLAVNAGAHLTVTFAAVVGLSLPMLPAGMLTFAGGLAAAGLVMAMAGGGSGTTRLILAGTATALAFHSLTMLLIILNDQTTVGLFAWGSGSLLQTNMAGFWQAVPVIGVAVLACLFLAPKLDILTLGDDTATVLGVKVTRTRVIATVLAVLLAATAVAVAGPVGFVGLCAPVVVRLLSRLAPGLARHRVLIPMAGLAGVVIVIGADVVVRAIFGAAAGIVIPVGVATSVLGAVVLVWLARRHRDAGGARQPATARIAMLRSRVFVTVLVTGLLVAVVAGFTLGMLGGDTWVLTGDVLNWLTGNTGPGFTHMLDQRFPRVLAALLGGAALAISGTVVQSVGRNPLADPGILGITGGAGLAAVIVISLYPAAGIGVMTVAIILGALLAFALVYGLAWRGGLNSDRLILIGVGVSTGVMALVTFIIVYTDPWNSGKALTWLSGTTYGRTLDQLVPVGLALAVIAPLVFTARREMDLLALDEDTPRVLGVRLERTRLGLLVAAALLAATAVAAVGVIGFVGLVAPHAARALVGSRHVRVLPVAALLGALLVSLSDSLGRTVIAPAQIPAGLVTAIIGTPYFLWLLWRSRTKGTIV
- a CDS encoding YbaB/EbfC family nucleoid-associated protein, encoding MTSAEEAVVAEIAENSRKIREFEEKLAAAEITVTSPGNHVRMTCDSVGNIHSIQFNRAVPHDVDHRQLSRELVQTLNSARNAGNVAREKFLNGLEMDGDKVGDRLRHSVTADEILRRVFGD
- a CDS encoding siderophore-interacting protein, which translates into the protein MSTVTTEIPSWRTFPVTVRRLRRLSPSFLRVTFTGDDLDRFADNGFDVRVKLLLPAPACGLSKLPDGADWFTKLRALPVEEQCPLRTYTVRAVRQTRREVDVDIVIHPEAPGGDGPVATWARRIQTGDEIVLLGPNGEFDGFHGGMDFQPPDSTHRVLIVGDETAVPAACAIVERLPGHIETQVLLEVPETADARAIEADLPETPACVRVAVLPRDGAEHGAKLIPAVREVMTRLLPHTASGTEVEDVDVDTTLLWESPGAEARTSHGLYAWLAGEAAVIKTLRRHLVSERGVDRKSVAFMGYWRRGKAEY
- a CDS encoding WXG100 family type VII secretion target — its product is MNDIHPQLSDSYSTTMDAARKADGGGIGAMLLGTISGSANKSFKKMTNMFGDPTSLRAGARMILANVKGNIEESETRLKEGIAGVNFRSEWKGSGAQSFFDYKDQQLMPAVQTLKEDAATIADSISDYASALDNLRIELIKIAAETATSVSAEMGNLSSEESGTKEAAKAKVKAKVGGLSSVISGLIAGWGAKEAANVKVKDLIDKAVDLQHIDGLPTVTNDDPRHSVGPDGQQVPMPNLKTAVNPDWSKNQTKKYWQYSGSEFKIDHGPFLGMVKAVRDNGKYWKLADQFLITAWLNHLPKSAFSTLLADSGEFYANLNTVLARRHSTYMYSEPRLQQLGNLLEKVAQSYGAVDTKNAQTIDLTYLSNK
- a CDS encoding ABC transporter substrate-binding protein, with amino-acid sequence MRLLRCAAGMVAAAVLLTACGTSEPGADSEKDDKGGPVTVTDARGKEVKLKSPADRVVSLEWAETEMLVSLGVMPVGVAQSKEFGTWNTAVKLDKKVKDVGDRNEPSEDAISGLNPDLVITTSDRPDSTLKQLEKSVPVLVVKGSDAKSGNLKRMESDLDMIAEAVGRTDEADTLMEDFESKLAEGKKALGDAADTPFLMADGWDADGKISIRVHSTGSMYDEVATGLGLKNAWTKKVAYDKVWGLDTVDVEALSYLEDKKLKFMYDDSGKFGVFTKKLKGNKIWDSLTFVKDGETHKLPDGIWMFGGPKSGEQMIDAIVEVYTS